One genomic segment of Paenibacillus xylanexedens includes these proteins:
- a CDS encoding hemolysin family protein: MESERYALNLVLVAFLIGLSAFFVAVEFALVRVRPSRIDQMIAEGNKRALAVKQAVANLDGYLSACQLGITITSLGLGWLGEPTVEKILHPVFESLQIPEAVSSFLSFVIAFASITYLHVVVGELAPKTIAIRKAETVALLTSTPIIWFNRIMYPFIWLLNGSANQLVKLFGIKPASEHEDAHSEEELQIIINESFESGKINQAEFGYVSRIFAFDEMLAKEIMVPRTDMVCLYVNRTNEENLEIIREEQYTRFPVVNESKDDIIGIINTKQFFLELYGNDEPVDLSSLIQPVSAVHETTPVKDLLKKMQKDGVHIAVLVDEYGGTSGIVTIEDVLEQIVGEIRDEFDADEVEDIQVINENYVIMDGKVSLSKVNDMFMSSLDADEWDTIGGWLYSHRPEMNEQEEYEFENLIFVLLEKDKNRFYKVAVVPKEPLTMSDYTDEDEKESNWSK, encoded by the coding sequence ATGGAAAGTGAGAGGTATGCGTTAAATTTAGTATTGGTTGCTTTTTTGATAGGACTTTCGGCGTTTTTTGTCGCAGTGGAATTCGCTCTGGTACGGGTTCGTCCGAGCCGGATCGATCAAATGATTGCAGAAGGAAACAAGCGTGCGCTGGCTGTTAAACAAGCCGTTGCCAATCTGGACGGATATTTGTCTGCCTGCCAGCTTGGAATCACGATCACATCTCTGGGACTGGGCTGGCTGGGTGAACCAACGGTAGAGAAGATTCTCCACCCTGTGTTCGAAAGCTTGCAAATTCCTGAGGCGGTTTCTTCATTCTTATCGTTTGTAATCGCGTTTGCTTCCATCACGTATCTGCATGTTGTGGTTGGTGAACTCGCTCCAAAAACGATTGCAATCCGGAAAGCCGAGACTGTTGCACTGCTGACGTCTACACCTATCATCTGGTTTAACCGAATTATGTATCCTTTTATCTGGCTGTTAAACGGCTCAGCGAACCAACTGGTGAAACTGTTCGGAATCAAACCTGCTTCTGAACATGAAGATGCACACTCCGAAGAAGAGTTGCAGATCATCATTAATGAAAGCTTTGAAAGTGGTAAAATCAACCAAGCTGAATTCGGTTATGTAAGCCGGATCTTTGCTTTTGATGAGATGTTAGCCAAAGAAATCATGGTACCCCGGACCGATATGGTCTGCCTTTATGTGAATAGAACAAACGAGGAAAACCTGGAGATCATTCGTGAAGAACAATATACACGTTTTCCAGTAGTGAATGAGAGTAAAGACGATATCATCGGTATCATTAATACGAAACAATTCTTCCTGGAACTTTACGGAAACGATGAACCTGTTGATCTATCCTCCCTGATTCAGCCTGTATCGGCTGTTCACGAAACAACTCCTGTGAAGGACTTGCTCAAGAAAATGCAGAAGGATGGCGTACATATCGCCGTACTTGTCGACGAATATGGAGGAACTTCCGGAATTGTAACCATCGAGGATGTGCTTGAGCAGATTGTTGGTGAGATTCGCGACGAGTTCGACGCAGACGAAGTGGAAGATATTCAAGTCATCAATGAGAACTATGTCATTATGGATGGCAAGGTTTCCTTATCGAAGGTGAACGACATGTTTATGTCCAGCCTGGATGCAGATGAGTGGGACACCATTGGTGGATGGCTCTACAGCCATCGTCCCGAGATGAACGAACAGGAAGAATATGAGTTCGAGAATCTAATCTTTGTTCTGCTGGAAAAAGACAAGAATCGGTTCTACAAAGTGGCCGTTGTTCCCAAGGAACCACTGACCATGTCTGATTATACCGATGAAGACGAGAAAGAGTCCAATTGGTCTAAATAA
- the cls gene encoding cardiolipin synthase, producing MFWLVIILLVFIFQAATILLLEFRNPAKAVAWLFILFCVPLIGFVVYYFVAQDYNKRKKLRKGGSRIFREMKETIWEQAHIIGDVEQMPGDRFSHQHRLFNLLSHLSESPITGCNHSTVLTNGEEAFAAMLREMEKAKHHLHVEFYIFRDDVISTKFQDVMIRKAQEGVKVRFICDGLGSHKMKGSFIRKLQDAGVEFHYFLPPLIATIDRRVNYRNHRKIVVVDGQVGFVGGINVGDDYLGQYPEVGFWRDTHVQIEGDAVYFLQSTFLNDWKLAAGERITEPQLAELFPPHICSGEERIQILASGPDQDWDAIQEMCFGAISVACERIYITTPYFIPDPALYEALKTAAVSGVDVRIIIPYQSDSRLVHLASLSYVEELLRAGVQFFQYRKGFVHAKVMIVDDLLATVGTANMDMRSFFCNFELTAVLFESSAIHRLITDFERDLGECSQIDGKVFQKRSRWQKGAEMLSRMLSPLL from the coding sequence ATGTTCTGGCTGGTCATTATATTACTCGTATTTATTTTCCAGGCAGCCACAATTCTTTTGCTGGAATTTCGTAATCCGGCTAAAGCTGTGGCTTGGCTGTTTATTTTGTTCTGCGTGCCGTTGATCGGTTTTGTAGTGTACTATTTTGTAGCGCAGGATTATAACAAACGAAAAAAACTTCGCAAGGGTGGATCGCGCATCTTCCGTGAAATGAAGGAAACGATCTGGGAACAAGCCCACATCATTGGAGATGTCGAACAGATGCCTGGCGATCGTTTCAGCCACCAGCATCGATTGTTTAACCTGTTATCCCATCTGTCGGAGAGCCCGATTACAGGTTGTAACCACAGTACGGTGCTCACAAATGGTGAAGAGGCATTTGCGGCAATGCTGAGGGAAATGGAAAAAGCAAAGCACCATCTGCATGTGGAATTTTATATTTTCCGTGATGATGTGATCAGTACGAAGTTTCAGGATGTCATGATTCGCAAGGCACAGGAGGGCGTGAAGGTTCGGTTTATCTGTGACGGTCTCGGCAGCCACAAGATGAAAGGAAGCTTTATCCGTAAACTTCAGGATGCAGGTGTGGAATTCCATTATTTTCTACCGCCACTGATTGCAACGATTGACCGCAGAGTAAACTACCGGAATCACCGTAAAATTGTTGTTGTGGATGGACAGGTTGGTTTCGTGGGTGGCATTAATGTAGGTGATGATTACCTTGGGCAATATCCGGAGGTGGGTTTCTGGCGGGACACACATGTGCAGATTGAAGGAGATGCCGTATACTTTCTGCAAAGTACGTTTCTTAACGACTGGAAATTGGCTGCTGGTGAGCGAATTACCGAACCGCAGCTTGCAGAATTGTTTCCACCCCATATCTGTAGCGGGGAAGAACGAATTCAGATTCTGGCCAGTGGGCCGGATCAGGACTGGGATGCCATTCAGGAGATGTGTTTTGGGGCCATTTCGGTAGCTTGTGAACGGATATACATTACCACACCTTATTTTATACCTGACCCTGCACTGTATGAGGCACTCAAAACAGCTGCTGTCAGTGGTGTCGATGTAAGAATTATCATTCCGTATCAATCCGATTCTAGGCTCGTGCATCTGGCGTCACTTTCATATGTGGAGGAACTATTGAGAGCAGGTGTGCAGTTCTTCCAATATCGCAAAGGTTTTGTACATGCCAAAGTGATGATTGTGGATGATTTGCTCGCTACAGTCGGAACTGCCAACATGGATATGCGCAGTTTTTTCTGTAATTTTGAGTTGACGGCTGTCCTGTTCGAGTCCTCTGCGATTCATCGTCTGATCACTGACTTTGAACGTGATCTCGGGGAATGCAGTCAGATCGATGGGAAGGTATTTCAGAAGCGTTCACGATGGCAAAAAGGCGCAGAAATGCTTTCTCGGATGCTTTCTCCGCTTCTTTAG
- a CDS encoding YitT family protein: MSNVTVKELTAKQADRGVKSSVFTLKLLQRIVMILIGAALMAVSLEVFLVPNGVIDGGITGISIMVSELTNLPLGVFLTLLNLPFLILGYKQIGKTFALSTLLGIVVMSIGTSLLHHVPALTPGEPLLGAVFGGLILGVGVGLVIRSGGSLDGTEIVAILLSEKSPLSVGQIVLFINVFIFAGAGFVFGWPNALYSMIAYYIAMKMIDIVNEGLDQSKSVWIISEKYRDIGSALTDRLGRGVTFLDGEGGFSGDEKKIIFVVITRLEEAKLKTIVEDWDPQAFVAIGNIHDVKGGRFKKKGIH; encoded by the coding sequence ATGTCCAATGTAACGGTGAAAGAACTAACAGCCAAGCAAGCTGACCGCGGGGTCAAAAGCTCGGTGTTTACATTAAAGCTGCTGCAACGTATTGTGATGATTCTGATCGGTGCTGCACTAATGGCTGTATCGCTTGAAGTGTTTCTCGTACCGAATGGTGTTATTGATGGTGGGATTACGGGGATTTCAATTATGGTGTCAGAACTTACAAATTTGCCACTCGGAGTATTCCTGACCTTGCTCAACTTGCCTTTCCTGATTCTGGGTTACAAGCAGATTGGTAAAACATTTGCGTTATCCACGCTGCTGGGGATTGTGGTCATGTCCATCGGGACATCATTATTGCACCATGTTCCTGCATTAACACCAGGGGAGCCTTTGCTCGGAGCTGTATTTGGCGGATTGATCCTGGGTGTGGGTGTTGGACTTGTCATTCGGTCTGGCGGTTCACTGGATGGTACGGAGATTGTGGCCATCTTGCTTAGTGAGAAGTCACCTTTGTCTGTAGGACAGATCGTATTGTTCATTAACGTGTTTATTTTCGCAGGTGCAGGATTTGTATTCGGCTGGCCGAATGCCCTGTATTCCATGATTGCATATTATATTGCGATGAAGATGATTGATATTGTGAATGAAGGACTTGATCAGTCCAAATCGGTATGGATCATTAGTGAGAAATATCGTGATATCGGTTCAGCCCTGACAGACCGTCTTGGTCGTGGTGTAACTTTCCTGGATGGAGAGGGCGGATTCAGCGGGGACGAGAAAAAGATCATTTTTGTCGTGATCACCCGTTTGGAAGAAGCGAAGCTGAAGACCATCGTTGAAGATTGGGACCCGCAAGCCTTTGTGGCTATCGGTAACATTCATGACGTGAAGGGCGGACGTTTCAAGAAAAAAGGTATCCATTAG
- the ligD gene encoding non-homologous end-joining DNA ligase, producing the protein MAPKIQGTIIIEGTELTVTNPDKLLWPEAGVTKAIYLQKLAALAPYLLTYTSNRLLTTIRYPHGAGGTFFYQKNAPEPVPDYVRTEVHDGIRYVVMNGLPELLWLGNLAALEFHPSLHTVGSHLPSEWMIDLDPSQEHEPRIMQAALIVGETLTSLGLRSIPKTSGATGVQIIVPIVQGVTFDELREIGYFVGKYVTQKHPDLFTLERLKKDRGDRIYFDYLQHYGGKTLAAPYTPRAKSGATVSTPLTWDEVRSNTSIQDYHLMNIIERLNKTGDLIAAVEPQPVEHILKHLKKK; encoded by the coding sequence ATGGCCCCTAAGATCCAAGGAACCATCATAATAGAAGGCACTGAGCTGACGGTCACCAACCCGGACAAGCTCTTATGGCCGGAAGCAGGTGTTACCAAAGCCATCTATCTGCAAAAGCTGGCCGCTCTGGCTCCTTATCTGCTCACGTATACGAGCAATCGACTTCTCACCACGATAAGATATCCCCACGGCGCCGGAGGAACATTTTTCTATCAAAAGAATGCCCCTGAGCCTGTACCAGATTATGTGCGCACTGAAGTTCACGACGGCATCCGCTATGTGGTCATGAACGGACTTCCCGAATTGTTATGGCTCGGTAATCTGGCTGCACTTGAATTTCATCCTTCTCTGCATACTGTGGGAAGCCATCTGCCCAGTGAATGGATGATTGATCTGGACCCCTCTCAGGAACATGAACCCCGGATTATGCAAGCTGCACTCATCGTTGGCGAAACCCTGACTTCCCTTGGTCTGAGGTCCATCCCCAAAACTTCGGGCGCAACAGGAGTTCAAATCATCGTTCCCATTGTGCAGGGGGTAACCTTTGATGAATTGAGAGAGATCGGTTATTTTGTAGGCAAATATGTCACTCAGAAGCACCCGGATCTGTTCACACTGGAACGACTCAAAAAGGACCGTGGAGACCGCATTTATTTTGACTATCTCCAGCATTATGGAGGCAAGACCCTTGCCGCTCCCTATACACCACGTGCCAAATCCGGCGCCACTGTCTCCACACCCCTTACCTGGGATGAGGTTAGAAGCAACACCTCCATCCAGGATTACCATCTGATGAACATTATTGAACGCTTGAACAAAACCGGCGATTTAATCGCAGCTGTTGAACCCCAACCCGTTGAACACATTCTCAAACATTTGAAGAAAAAATAG
- a CDS encoding RNA ligase family protein has translation MFKPLIPFEPISRDTLPTGPQWIAQIKWDGVRMLAYEDGQELRLVNRRLHDRTAQYPELVTPRNLCSGSSYILDGEVIALDPDTGKPSFYHVLRRDRMSRPEGIAQAIHQIPVTYMVFDILFYEGKWVTDQPLADRQRLLHEILNTAPHVQEVTNTLDAASLLTVMRQHQMEGIVCKDLTSSYGIQGKDQRWQKVKIMHDVYAMIGGVTYRSGIVNAVAVGVYNGPNFVYIGHVGTGKLNSNTWRELTHQVEPLIRQDRPFHNVPERSAETTWVEPRIGVKVQYMELTHHNTLRHPSIQTFADVTREDCLANQLLQ, from the coding sequence ATGTTTAAACCGTTGATTCCGTTCGAGCCTATCTCCAGAGATACTTTGCCCACAGGGCCGCAATGGATTGCCCAGATCAAGTGGGATGGAGTCCGCATGCTTGCCTATGAGGACGGGCAGGAGCTGCGCCTGGTGAATCGCAGATTACATGATCGAACTGCACAGTATCCCGAGTTGGTAACACCACGCAATTTATGTTCAGGCTCCTCCTATATCTTGGATGGAGAAGTTATTGCGCTGGACCCGGATACCGGAAAACCTTCGTTTTATCATGTTCTTCGGCGGGATCGGATGAGCAGACCCGAAGGTATCGCCCAAGCCATACATCAGATTCCGGTCACATATATGGTATTTGATATCCTGTTCTATGAGGGGAAATGGGTGACGGATCAGCCTTTGGCAGATCGACAGCGCCTGTTGCACGAGATCCTTAACACCGCTCCCCATGTTCAGGAGGTCACCAATACACTTGATGCCGCTTCCCTGCTTACAGTCATGAGACAACATCAGATGGAAGGCATTGTCTGCAAGGATCTCACCAGCAGTTATGGCATACAGGGCAAGGACCAGCGCTGGCAGAAGGTCAAAATCATGCATGATGTATATGCCATGATCGGGGGAGTCACGTACCGGAGCGGTATTGTGAATGCCGTCGCGGTCGGAGTATATAATGGGCCAAACTTTGTCTATATTGGTCATGTCGGGACTGGCAAGCTGAACTCCAATACGTGGCGGGAACTCACACATCAAGTCGAGCCTCTGATCAGGCAGGACAGACCGTTCCATAATGTACCCGAGCGCAGTGCGGAGACCACCTGGGTGGAACCACGAATAGGAGTCAAAGTGCAATATATGGAGCTGACTCATCATAACACTCTACGCCATCCCAGTATTCAGACCTTCGCGGATGTAACCCGTGAGGATTGTCTGGCGAACCAGCTTCTTCAATGA
- a CDS encoding GerAB/ArcD/ProY family transporter, with amino-acid sequence MIEKGRLTVRQLASLLFLCTIGEQILVFPSMITSYAHQDAWLSALLGVAGGLGILFIMLVAYKLHPRLNLMQNALRTLGPWIGTLFGSFYLFYFLISTSTFIREIGDFMSTQILPESPLLILHLVFMCAIVWGLLSGLESIGKTAEVFLPLIVLFLLILTICLIPHIHLANIQPVLAQGFLDPFKGFVAVLTYPYCELCIFMMLFPYTKNEPHLEKDILLAGMIGGLLLTLTLSMCLLVMGPWMTQHHWFASFNLSQKINIGNFMQRIEAFMTSVWIIAVFFKAALFFYGFVLGVAHLFRLSSHRSLILPGAMLILAMSILISPNENFYLKVVIPYWIDWDLTCGIALPLLLILVHHMKSRFQKI; translated from the coding sequence ATGATCGAAAAGGGACGTTTGACTGTTAGACAGCTCGCTTCACTCCTGTTCCTGTGCACAATTGGGGAGCAAATTCTGGTCTTCCCTTCCATGATCACATCCTACGCTCATCAGGATGCCTGGTTATCAGCCTTGTTGGGTGTCGCAGGGGGCCTTGGCATACTCTTCATTATGCTTGTTGCCTACAAACTGCATCCCCGGTTGAATCTGATGCAAAATGCCCTTCGAACACTGGGACCCTGGATCGGGACCTTGTTTGGTTCTTTTTATCTCTTTTATTTCCTGATCAGTACCTCAACGTTCATTAGGGAGATTGGCGATTTTATGTCTACCCAGATCTTACCGGAATCTCCATTACTGATTCTGCATTTGGTTTTTATGTGTGCGATTGTCTGGGGGCTTCTGTCGGGTCTCGAGAGCATTGGTAAGACTGCTGAGGTCTTTCTTCCTCTGATCGTGTTGTTTCTGCTTATTCTGACGATATGTCTAATCCCCCATATACATTTAGCTAACATCCAACCTGTGCTTGCACAAGGATTTCTTGATCCATTCAAAGGTTTTGTTGCTGTACTCACATATCCTTACTGCGAGTTGTGCATCTTCATGATGCTTTTTCCCTACACGAAAAATGAGCCCCATCTGGAGAAGGACATTCTGTTAGCAGGGATGATTGGCGGATTGTTACTCACACTGACGTTAAGTATGTGTCTGCTCGTCATGGGACCATGGATGACCCAGCATCATTGGTTCGCTTCATTCAACCTTTCACAGAAGATCAATATCGGAAACTTTATGCAACGTATTGAAGCCTTCATGACATCGGTCTGGATTATCGCTGTTTTCTTCAAAGCCGCTCTCTTCTTCTACGGTTTTGTCCTGGGCGTCGCTCACCTGTTTCGCTTGTCCAGTCACCGTTCTCTGATCCTGCCGGGTGCCATGCTTATTCTCGCCATGTCTATTCTAATCTCTCCAAACGAGAACTTTTATCTCAAGGTCGTTATTCCCTATTGGATTGATTGGGATCTGACCTGTGGCATAGCACTTCCGTTACTGCTCATTTTGGTGCATCATATGAAATCCCGTTTTCAAAAAATATAA
- a CDS encoding VOC family protein has protein sequence MNTTYQIPATTHLGEVSLRIMNLDRSIKFYTDVVGLKLLERSGKVATLTADGKQSLLRLEELTDGITLPERSHAGLYHFAILLPDRKSLGLALRNLAASGIDIGQGDHLVSEAFYISDPDQNGIEIYADRARDTWKRDSDNNYVMASDPVDVESLFAISENEPWQGLPAGAVIGHVHFHVRSLEEARNFYTGILGFDIVGNFANMSALFVSAGGYHHHLGLNIWAGVNAPVNPDNATGIDYFTIVYATKDQVEQALEQLRQSGAVVTQVEDTWFTVDPQNIRIRLITAN, from the coding sequence ATGAATACAACGTATCAAATCCCTGCCACAACCCATCTGGGTGAAGTGAGTCTTCGAATTATGAACCTGGACCGTTCAATTAAGTTCTATACCGATGTGGTTGGATTGAAATTACTGGAGCGTAGTGGCAAAGTGGCAACGTTGACAGCCGACGGAAAACAGTCCCTGCTGCGATTGGAAGAGCTCACGGATGGAATTACCCTGCCGGAACGCTCACACGCTGGCTTGTATCATTTCGCCATCCTGCTGCCTGACCGTAAGTCCCTGGGTCTTGCTCTTCGTAATCTGGCTGCATCCGGTATCGATATCGGCCAAGGCGATCACTTGGTCAGCGAAGCCTTCTATATCTCCGATCCCGATCAGAACGGGATTGAGATCTATGCCGACCGTGCACGTGATACCTGGAAACGGGATAGCGACAATAACTACGTGATGGCAAGTGATCCTGTTGATGTGGAAAGCCTGTTTGCCATATCGGAGAATGAACCTTGGCAGGGTCTGCCTGCTGGCGCCGTTATTGGTCACGTACATTTTCACGTCCGCAGCTTGGAAGAAGCTCGCAACTTCTACACCGGCATACTCGGTTTTGATATCGTGGGTAACTTCGCGAACATGTCAGCACTATTTGTATCCGCAGGCGGCTACCATCATCATCTGGGACTCAATATCTGGGCAGGAGTGAATGCACCTGTCAATCCAGATAACGCTACAGGAATTGACTACTTCACCATTGTCTACGCCACAAAGGATCAAGTAGAACAGGCACTAGAGCAATTGCGTCAATCTGGTGCAGTCGTTACACAAGTCGAGGATACTTGGTTTACGGTAGATCCACAAAATATTCGGATACGTCTGATAACTGCGAACTGA
- a CDS encoding Ku protein: MHTVWKGAISFGLVHVPVKMFSATEDKDISMRYIHKVCGSPLAYVRQCPSCEVDVKWEEITKGYEYEKGKFVLFEKDELEALNDSTSKTITILDFVDLTEIDPIYFQKTYYLSPDQAGGNAYQLLMNAMRDTGKIGIAKISIRSKSSLAAIRVLEDCLSMETIFYPDEIRPVSQVPNLPEVQNVNEKELTMAKLLIDQLSTPFEPGKYTDDYRSKLLDLIQHKVAGEEIKIAPAKPEANVMDLMAALQASIEAVKPIPADPGTTTAKPKKRAPRKTPAQAVAGGESDTPATPAKRKKATPKPKV; this comes from the coding sequence ATGCATACCGTCTGGAAAGGTGCAATCAGTTTTGGCCTTGTGCATGTCCCTGTCAAAATGTTCTCGGCTACCGAAGACAAAGACATCTCCATGCGCTATATCCATAAAGTCTGCGGTAGCCCGCTCGCTTATGTTCGTCAATGTCCATCCTGTGAAGTGGATGTGAAGTGGGAAGAGATCACCAAGGGCTATGAATATGAAAAAGGAAAGTTTGTACTTTTCGAGAAAGATGAATTAGAAGCGTTGAATGATTCCACCAGCAAAACCATTACCATACTGGATTTTGTCGACTTGACTGAGATTGATCCGATCTATTTTCAAAAAACATATTACCTATCGCCCGATCAGGCTGGGGGAAATGCCTACCAGCTGTTGATGAATGCGATGCGGGATACCGGCAAAATTGGCATCGCCAAAATCTCTATTCGCTCGAAGAGCAGCCTGGCTGCCATACGTGTACTGGAAGATTGCCTCTCTATGGAGACGATTTTCTATCCGGATGAGATTCGTCCTGTCTCCCAGGTGCCCAACTTGCCGGAAGTGCAGAACGTGAATGAAAAGGAACTCACGATGGCAAAGTTGCTGATTGATCAATTGTCCACACCTTTTGAACCCGGTAAATACACCGATGACTATCGCAGCAAACTGCTGGATCTTATTCAGCACAAAGTGGCGGGCGAAGAAATCAAGATTGCTCCAGCCAAACCTGAAGCCAATGTGATGGATTTGATGGCAGCCTTGCAGGCAAGTATCGAGGCGGTGAAGCCTATTCCGGCTGACCCTGGGACAACAACGGCCAAACCTAAGAAACGCGCACCGCGAAAAACGCCTGCTCAAGCAGTTGCCGGAGGAGAATCCGATACACCTGCTACACCAGCCAAAAGAAAAAAGGCGACACCTAAACCAAAAGTTTGA
- a CDS encoding H-type small acid-soluble spore protein, which translates to MDAKRAKAIYDSKDTIAVTLEGDPVWIENVDEANGMATVQVGSRPGNTQTVRVDRLEE; encoded by the coding sequence ATGGATGCAAAACGCGCCAAAGCGATCTATGATTCCAAGGATACCATTGCCGTTACGCTGGAGGGAGATCCAGTCTGGATCGAGAATGTGGATGAAGCCAATGGCATGGCAACCGTTCAGGTCGGCAGCAGGCCGGGAAATACCCAGACGGTTCGTGTGGATCGCTTGGAGGAGTAG
- the tsaE gene encoding tRNA (adenosine(37)-N6)-threonylcarbamoyltransferase complex ATPase subunit type 1 TsaE yields MNQTHEQWVYQSHGIADTEALASALARQANTGMVIALDGDLGAGKTAFSQKFAWHLGVRDVVSSPTFTLIKEYEGRLPLYHMDVYRISLEEADELGLDEYFYGAGVSLVEWSSIIPELLPQEHLHVQIETTGLEDRTITLDGYGETYAAMCRQFRQNGVK; encoded by the coding sequence TTGAATCAGACGCACGAGCAGTGGGTGTATCAATCCCATGGCATTGCAGATACAGAAGCACTCGCTTCCGCACTCGCCAGACAGGCAAACACCGGCATGGTGATTGCTTTGGATGGTGATCTGGGCGCGGGAAAAACGGCATTTTCACAGAAATTTGCCTGGCATTTGGGTGTACGTGATGTGGTAAGCAGTCCCACATTCACGCTAATCAAGGAGTACGAAGGGCGTCTGCCTTTATATCACATGGATGTTTATCGCATATCGCTGGAAGAAGCGGATGAGCTTGGACTTGATGAATATTTCTATGGAGCCGGAGTCAGTCTGGTGGAGTGGTCGAGTATCATTCCCGAATTGCTGCCGCAAGAGCATTTGCATGTGCAGATTGAAACAACGGGCCTGGAGGATCGAACGATTACACTGGATGGGTACGGCGAGACTTATGCAGCCATGTGCCGACAGTTCAGACAGAATGGAGTCAAATGA
- the tsaB gene encoding tRNA (adenosine(37)-N6)-threonylcarbamoyltransferase complex dimerization subunit type 1 TsaB: MEDLQKEPRQRFLALDTSTAVMAAAMMEDHALLEERNERAERNHSVHVVPVMEQLLAASNTQPGQLDGIAVGVGPGSYTGIRIAVTAAKTLAWAWDIPVAGVSSLQALAWGGWHSGLAAKAEAAAEDAAAGAGGTPSADQGSTGAAPVHWIVPLVDARRGQACTALFASAGSDAPRRLAPDAIRKMDGWLEALAARMAEAAPEERPVAVWIVGETGPHAAAAAELRCPAGTALQLVPYELEGRWVGRLGAAALLAGQRDDVHALVPNYTQLSEAEANLLRKG; this comes from the coding sequence ATGGAAGATTTACAAAAAGAGCCGCGTCAGCGGTTTTTGGCGTTGGATACATCCACCGCAGTGATGGCAGCTGCGATGATGGAAGATCATGCGCTTCTGGAAGAACGCAATGAACGGGCTGAGCGTAACCATTCGGTACACGTCGTACCGGTGATGGAGCAGCTGCTGGCCGCCAGCAACACACAGCCTGGGCAACTTGACGGCATTGCCGTTGGCGTTGGCCCAGGCTCGTACACGGGCATCCGCATTGCGGTGACCGCGGCGAAGACACTGGCCTGGGCGTGGGACATCCCCGTAGCCGGGGTGTCCAGCCTTCAGGCCCTCGCCTGGGGCGGCTGGCACAGCGGCCTCGCCGCCAAGGCGGAAGCTGCGGCAGAGGATGCCGCAGCAGGGGCTGGCGGAACGCCATCCGCGGACCAGGGCAGCACAGGTGCTGCCCCTGTCCACTGGATCGTTCCGCTTGTGGATGCACGGCGCGGTCAAGCGTGCACCGCGCTGTTTGCCTCCGCCGGGAGCGATGCACCCCGGCGTCTGGCGCCTGATGCCATCCGCAAGATGGACGGATGGCTGGAAGCCCTCGCCGCCCGCATGGCGGAGGCGGCGCCGGAAGAGCGGCCCGTAGCCGTCTGGATCGTCGGCGAGACGGGCCCTCATGCTGCGGCAGCGGCGGAGCTTCGCTGCCCCGCAGGAACGGCGCTCCAGCTCGTACCTTATGAGCTGGAAGGCCGCTGGGTTGGGCGCCTTGGCGCCGCCGCGCTGCTTGCAGGTCAGCGTGATGACGTGCATGCGCTGGTGCCAAACTACACCCAGCTGTCTGAAGCGGAAGCCAATCTGCTGCGCAAAGGCTAA
- the rimI gene encoding ribosomal protein S18-alanine N-acetyltransferase has product MDNVANNKQEATLQFRFMTLADIPDVMEIEHEAFTLPWTEEAFQNELTHNQFAKYMVMELEGKAIGYAGMWTIMDEAHITNIAVRGAYRGRKLGEKLLDELMSTAAYLGMERMTLEVRVSNSIAQRLYQKKGFESAGLRKGYYSDNGEDAMIMWANLPSAGRSGEEEGSVLDS; this is encoded by the coding sequence ATGGACAATGTGGCGAATAATAAGCAGGAAGCAACGCTTCAGTTCAGGTTCATGACACTCGCGGATATTCCCGATGTGATGGAGATTGAACATGAGGCCTTTACCCTGCCCTGGACGGAAGAAGCATTTCAAAATGAATTGACACACAATCAGTTTGCTAAATATATGGTGATGGAATTGGAAGGCAAGGCCATTGGCTATGCAGGTATGTGGACGATCATGGATGAAGCCCATATTACCAATATTGCAGTCAGAGGCGCGTACCGTGGACGCAAGCTTGGTGAGAAGTTACTGGATGAATTAATGAGCACAGCGGCTTATCTCGGGATGGAACGAATGACGTTGGAGGTCAGAGTCTCGAACAGCATTGCTCAGCGTTTATATCAGAAAAAAGGGTTTGAATCGGCGGGTCTTCGTAAAGGGTATTACTCCGATAATGGGGAAGATGCGATGATTATGTGGGCGAACTTGCCGTCTGCAGGCCGGAGCGGCGAAGAGGAAGGAAGCGTACTGGATTCATGA